The nucleotide window CGTGCGCTGGACGCCCTGGGCCTTTTTCCAACGGTATGCCATATCAACGAAGGGCATTCGGCCTTTGCCTGCGTGGAAAGAATCCGGAATTTCGTGCGCCACTTCAACATCGATGTGCGCACCGCCATCGAGCTTGCCATCCGATCTTCCGTGTTTACCACGCATACCCCCGTTGCCGCCGGGCACGACGAATTCCCCTCCTCCGCGGTGGAAGGGTACCTGCGGCCACTGGAGGAAGAGCTTGGGCTTGCAGTTGCCGAAATGCTCTCCTGGGGCCAGCCGCCCAATCATGGCGGGGAAAAACCGTTTTCCATGTTCATTCTCGGCAAGCGGATGGCTCAGTTCTGCAATGGTGTGAGTCTGCTGCATGGCGGGGTGGCCCGCCGCATGTGGGCTCATTTATGGCCCGATCTCCCCGAAAATGAAGTGCCGATCCGGCATGTCACCAACGGTGTGCATGTGCCGACATGGATTTCCCCTGAATTCTCCCTGCTCTTCGAACGGTACATCGGCCCTGACTGGGAAATGAATTTCAGGGACCAGCAGGCAAGCAGGCGCTTCGATGAATTTTTTGAAGAAGAGCTCTGGCGTCTGCATGAAATCAACCGCGCCCGATTGATCCGGATGTGCCGATACAAGATGATCGAACAATACCGGAGACGCCACTCGTCGATCTCCTTTCTTCAGAACGCCGAATCCGTACTCGATCAGGGGGCTCTGACCATTGCCTTTTCCAGGCGATTCGCCTCTTACAAGCGGGCCTATCTCATTCTTCAGGACATCGAGCGGCTCGAGGCATTGATTACCAACAAGGATCGACCGGTGCAGTTCATCTTCGCAGGCAAGGCCCATCCCAAGGACCGGGAAGGTAAAGACCTCATCAAGCGTTTGGTCGGATTTGCAAGGCAGCCGCATTTACGCCATCGGATCGTTTTCCTGGAAGATTATGACATTCAGGTTGCACGCTATCTGGTCCAGGGCGCAGATGTCTGGCTGAACACGCCGAGGCGACCCTTCGAGGCCTGCGGCACTTCCGGCATGAAGGCGGCGCTGAACGGGGTGTTGAATGTCAGCATTCTGGATGGCTGGTGGGTGGAGGGCTACAACCCGGATCTGGGCTGGATGATCGGGGACGGATTCGAATATCCGGATACGGGCTTTCAGGACAAGGTCGACAGCCAATCCCTCTACAATATCCTCGAGAACGAAGTCATCCCCTGCTTCTACGATCGCGGGGAAAACGGGCTTCCGAATCGATGGATCGGCATGATGAAGCGATCCATGAAAATGGTGCTCAATCAATTCAGCAGCAACCGGATGGTTTCCGAATATGAGCAAAATTTCTACATTCCGGCAGCCTATCAGACGATCAAACTCCTGACGAACAACGCCGAAGAAGCGAAATTCCTGCTTGAACGCAAAACCCGTCTGTTGCAGCTCTGGAAAGATGTGCTGGTGCAGGCGCCGGTTACGGAACCGATCCGGCAGTATCGGCTGGGCGATCACCTGCGGGTATCCGTCGAGGTCCATCTTGGCGAGCTTTTGCCCGGAGAGGTGGATGTCGAGCTCTATATCGATGCCACATCGCCGGCCAAATCGGAGGGGTTTCCGCTGGTTGTCACGATGTATGACTGGGAGCAGATCGGAGATGGCTGGTACCGGTACCGCTGCATGCAGGCTTTTGAAGCCCCGGGCCGCTTCAGCTATACGGTTCGGGTCATGCCCAAGGGAGACGAGTTGCTGCGGTATCTGCCGGGGCTGATTTCATGGGCTGTTTGCTGCTGATTCCAGTTCCCATTCAAACTTGCCCATTGCCAAAGTCCTTCTGCGTCATTCCGGCGAAAGTCGAATATCAGGAGTCAGAAGTCAGAAGAAAGCGGATGGCTCCCATTTTTTGTAGCTTGCTCCTGCGACTTTCATTAACCGGGGTGAAACCCGGGTTGCATGGGCGATTCCGGCGAAAGCCGGAATCCATTCATTTTAAAGCGTTATGGACACCTCCTGCCGGAGGCAGGGTTTCACCGGGGTGACGGAAAATGGGGGTTCTGCAATTGGCTCTATTGTCTAACGCAGCTCGCTTGCCTTCGCGGTCTCCGTCGAAATGCTTGCTGGAAGATCATTTGGATCGCAAAATGGAATGCGGGAGCATCCTCCCTCGGCAATGGCCTTGCGCAAAATCCAGTGAGTGGCTGAAAGGAGTGTATTTCCATGTCCCAAAACAGAAATCCGAGGATCCTGATTGTCACACCTGAAGTCACCTATCTGCCAAACCGGATGGGAAGCCTCGCCACCTGTTTGACAGCCAAGGCGGGAGGTCTGGCGGATGTTTCGGCCGCCCTGATCACGGCCCTCTTCGAGCAGGGCGCCGATGTGCATGTGGCGATACCGGATTATCGATCCATTTTCAGCGACAGGCTGGCCCCGTTTTTGCGCAAGGAGCTTCACGATCTGCATTCCCGAATGCCGCAGGACCGGATCCATCTGGCCGAAGACCGCGCCTTCTACTACCTGAACCGGGTCTACTCCGACTACGCGCAGGACAACATCAAGGTGGCCATCGCCTTTCAGCGGGAAGTCATCAACAACATCGTCGGCCGGGTGAAGCCCGATCTCATCCACTGCAACGACTGGATGACGGGTCTGATCCCTGCCATGTCCCGCCGCATGGGCATTCCCTGCCTGTTTACCGTGCACAACATCCATACCATGAAATGCCTGTTGTCCGTGATCGAAGATCGGGGCATCGATGCCGCCTATTTCTGGCAGCACCTGTACTATGAAAACATGGCCTACGATTATGAAAGTACCCGCGAAACAAACCATGTCGATTTTCTGGCAAGCGGCATTTTCGCCTCCCATTTCGTCAATACCGTCAGCCCCACCTTTTTGATGGAAATCGTTGAAGGCCGGCACAACTTCGTCGACAAATCCATTCGGGAGGAGCTGGCGAACAAATGGCAGGCCGGTTGCGCGGTCGGCATCCTGAACGCACCCGATCCCTCCTTCAACCCGAGGTTCGACACACATCTGGCTAAGATGTACGGCCCTGAAACGTTTCGCAAAGGAAAACTCGCCAACAAGAAGGAACTCCAGAACAAACTGGGGCTGATCGAGGATGAGCACGCACCGATCTTTTTCTGGCCTTCCCGACTCGACACCATCCAGAAGGGCTCCCAACTGCTGGCCGACATTCTGTATGCAGTCATCGAGAAGTACTGGACCGTGAACCTGGAAGTGGTCTTCGTGGCCAACGGCGAATTTCAGCAGCATTTCCGGGACATCGCCAAGTTTCACCAGATCGAAAACCGTGTGGCCGTGTGTGATTTTTCGGAGTCATTGGAGCACCTGGCCTATGGCGCGGCCGATTTCATTCTGATGCCGTCGCTGTTCGAGCCGTGCGGGCTGCCCCAGATGATTGCACCCATCTACGGCGCGCTGCCCGTTGCCCACGACACGGGTGGCATTCACGACACCATCGTTCATCTCGATCCGCAGGCCGATACCGGAAACGGCTTTCTGTTCAAATACTTCGATTCCCAGGGGCTTTTTTGGGCCATTGATCAGGCGATGGCCTTCCATGCACTGCCCGATCCCATCAAAGCCCGAAACATCAAGCGGATCATGCGCCAGAGTGTCGAAACCTTCACCCATGCGGCAACGGCCAAACAATATATCGATCTGTACGAAAAAATGCTCCAGCGGCCGCTGATCAACCCGTATT belongs to Desulfatirhabdium butyrativorans DSM 18734 and includes:
- a CDS encoding glycogen synthase is translated as MSQNRNPRILIVTPEVTYLPNRMGSLATCLTAKAGGLADVSAALITALFEQGADVHVAIPDYRSIFSDRLAPFLRKELHDLHSRMPQDRIHLAEDRAFYYLNRVYSDYAQDNIKVAIAFQREVINNIVGRVKPDLIHCNDWMTGLIPAMSRRMGIPCLFTVHNIHTMKCLLSVIEDRGIDAAYFWQHLYYENMAYDYESTRETNHVDFLASGIFASHFVNTVSPTFLMEIVEGRHNFVDKSIREELANKWQAGCAVGILNAPDPSFNPRFDTHLAKMYGPETFRKGKLANKKELQNKLGLIEDEHAPIFFWPSRLDTIQKGSQLLADILYAVIEKYWTVNLEVVFVANGEFQQHFRDIAKFHQIENRVAVCDFSESLEHLAYGAADFILMPSLFEPCGLPQMIAPIYGALPVAHDTGGIHDTIVHLDPQADTGNGFLFKYFDSQGLFWAIDQAMAFHALPDPIKARNIKRIMRQSVETFTHAATAKQYIDLYEKMLQRPLINPY
- the glgP gene encoding alpha-glucan family phosphorylase translates to MKFSQVVNVYPSLPEPLRFLEKLSRNLWWCWQREATDLFRRIDPVLWRETNGNPVKLLCRVPNTRFLELCNDTSFLTHQRRIEALFAEQVENDVSETLEPFGKGGIIAYFSMEFGIHESLPLFAGGLGILAGDHLKSASDLHLPLVGVGLFYHYGYFHQYLDHEGYQQEEYPETEVFSLPMTRVLDVTGNELIVTVDGPNGKIHAGIWLLQIGRIPLYLLDTDISLNPPEFRKITANLYPGEMHTRLTQEILLGIGGMRALDALGLFPTVCHINEGHSAFACVERIRNFVRHFNIDVRTAIELAIRSSVFTTHTPVAAGHDEFPSSAVEGYLRPLEEELGLAVAEMLSWGQPPNHGGEKPFSMFILGKRMAQFCNGVSLLHGGVARRMWAHLWPDLPENEVPIRHVTNGVHVPTWISPEFSLLFERYIGPDWEMNFRDQQASRRFDEFFEEELWRLHEINRARLIRMCRYKMIEQYRRRHSSISFLQNAESVLDQGALTIAFSRRFASYKRAYLILQDIERLEALITNKDRPVQFIFAGKAHPKDREGKDLIKRLVGFARQPHLRHRIVFLEDYDIQVARYLVQGADVWLNTPRRPFEACGTSGMKAALNGVLNVSILDGWWVEGYNPDLGWMIGDGFEYPDTGFQDKVDSQSLYNILENEVIPCFYDRGENGLPNRWIGMMKRSMKMVLNQFSSNRMVSEYEQNFYIPAAYQTIKLLTNNAEEAKFLLERKTRLLQLWKDVLVQAPVTEPIRQYRLGDHLRVSVEVHLGELLPGEVDVELYIDATSPAKSEGFPLVVTMYDWEQIGDGWYRYRCMQAFEAPGRFSYTVRVMPKGDELLRYLPGLISWAVCC